The following are from one region of the Halorussus rarus genome:
- a CDS encoding CPBP family intramembrane glutamic endopeptidase gives MHPSERSRAAADASALEGRSLFAVGATVAAMPVAIVGFAVVGAVTDTGPDEFATPTAFLLYGLANLAVVSMAYAALTPDERRAAFPFRRPTARELLAVAAAFAVGLGAYQAITRVTAALGYEMSGLSYSLSDPATLAVVVVGPVLVGPLVEEMLYRGLLLGGLLARGWSPPAAAAGMILVFGAIHVPFFGVAGGVFVTVWSVLPTALRLRYGDLTGASLLHVANNAFSYLVAVGLGF, from the coding sequence ATGCACCCCTCCGAGCGGTCGCGGGCTGCCGCCGACGCGTCGGCGCTCGAAGGCCGGTCACTGTTCGCGGTCGGAGCGACTGTCGCGGCGATGCCGGTCGCTATCGTCGGGTTCGCCGTCGTCGGAGCTGTCACGGACACCGGGCCCGACGAGTTCGCTACGCCCACGGCGTTCCTGCTCTACGGGCTCGCCAACCTCGCGGTCGTCTCGATGGCGTACGCCGCGCTCACCCCCGACGAGCGCCGGGCGGCGTTCCCCTTCCGGCGGCCGACGGCGCGCGAACTCCTCGCGGTCGCCGCCGCGTTCGCCGTCGGGCTCGGCGCGTACCAGGCGATCACCCGGGTGACGGCAGCGCTCGGCTACGAGATGAGCGGGCTCTCCTACTCGCTGTCGGACCCCGCGACCCTCGCGGTCGTCGTCGTCGGACCGGTGCTGGTCGGCCCGCTGGTCGAGGAGATGCTGTACCGCGGGCTCCTGCTCGGCGGGCTGCTCGCCCGGGGCTGGTCGCCGCCCGCGGCCGCCGCCGGGATGATACTCGTCTTCGGCGCGATACACGTCCCCTTCTTCGGGGTGGCCGGCGGCGTCTTCGTGACTGTCTGGAGCGTCCTCCCGACGGCGCTCCGCCTCCGGTACGGCGACCTTACCGGGGCGAGCCTGCTCCACGTTGCGAACAACGCCTTCTCGTACCTGGTCGCGGTCGGACTCGGCTTCTGA
- a CDS encoding amidohydrolase family protein — MPQLDVVADHAEDYPVIDTHCHQPTEEFLVDAGGQMMRDAAEKFGAEMETDTYDHLIEEYRDCGIGRAVLLGWDAETNTGNPPVPNDYVAEVRDEYDDFFVGFASVDPLKDDCVAEAERAVEDLDLSGFKFQQIAQGFDPSDPEHDELWDTIEDLGVPVVFHGGSSTLGAGAPGGRGLKIKYGDPMMIDDVAAEHPDLQILLAHPAFPWEKEQLAICQQKGNVYMDLSGWMPRYIDDQVLHYAKTLLRDKVMFGTDYPMIDPAAWLDQFAELDFSEDVQRKILWENAEQFLGL; from the coding sequence ATGCCGCAACTCGACGTCGTCGCCGACCACGCCGAGGACTACCCCGTCATCGACACCCACTGTCACCAGCCCACCGAGGAGTTCCTCGTCGACGCGGGCGGGCAGATGATGCGGGACGCCGCCGAGAAGTTCGGCGCCGAGATGGAGACCGACACGTACGACCACCTCATCGAGGAGTACCGCGACTGCGGCATCGGCCGAGCCGTGCTGCTCGGGTGGGACGCCGAGACCAACACCGGGAACCCGCCGGTGCCCAACGACTACGTGGCCGAGGTCCGCGACGAGTACGACGACTTCTTCGTCGGGTTCGCCAGCGTCGACCCCCTGAAGGACGACTGCGTCGCGGAGGCCGAGCGGGCGGTGGAGGACCTCGACCTCTCGGGGTTCAAGTTCCAGCAGATCGCCCAGGGGTTCGACCCGAGCGACCCCGAGCACGACGAGCTGTGGGACACCATCGAGGACCTCGGCGTCCCGGTCGTCTTCCACGGCGGCAGCTCGACCCTCGGCGCGGGCGCGCCCGGCGGGAGGGGCCTCAAGATAAAATACGGCGACCCGATGATGATAGACGACGTCGCCGCCGAGCACCCCGACCTCCAGATTCTGCTCGCCCACCCCGCCTTCCCGTGGGAGAAGGAACAGCTCGCCATCTGCCAGCAGAAGGGCAACGTCTACATGGACCTCTCGGGGTGGATGCCCCGGTACATCGACGACCAGGTGCTCCACTACGCGAAGACGCTGCTGCGGGACAAGGTGATGTTCGGCACCGACTACCCGATGATCGACCCGGCGGCGTGGCTCGACCAGTTCGCGGAACTCGATTTCTCGGAGGACGTCCAGCGCAAGATACTCTGGGAGAACGCCGAGCAGTTCCTCGGGCTGTAG
- a CDS encoding aldo/keto reductase produces the protein MTVPTVELPSGDEMPLVGVGTWNLDDETVQKSVRTALDDAYTHVDTAEGYMNEAEIGEALADYDREDLFLTSKVLPSNLNYDSVVESCEASLDRLDTDYLDLYLIHWPNPAISLRETLDAMATLRDRGLVRNVGVSNFSAYQLSAARHVSDVPIAVNQIEFHPWFQRPDLVDYCRETDVVVEAAAPLARTEVLGDDTVQELAEQYDRTPAQIVLKWAVEQGIVVIPKSSSPDHVRENIDLFGWDLDEDDRRRLDDLDRDYPVYDTPARDWAGDVYGISE, from the coding sequence GTGACCGTACCAACTGTCGAACTGCCGAGCGGCGACGAGATGCCACTCGTCGGCGTCGGCACGTGGAACCTCGATGACGAGACGGTACAGAAGTCGGTCCGGACCGCGCTCGACGACGCGTACACCCACGTCGACACCGCGGAGGGGTACATGAACGAGGCCGAGATCGGCGAGGCGCTGGCCGACTACGACCGCGAGGACCTCTTTCTGACCTCGAAGGTGCTGCCGTCGAACCTCAACTACGACTCGGTCGTCGAGTCGTGCGAGGCCTCGCTCGACCGGCTCGACACCGACTACCTCGACCTCTACCTGATCCACTGGCCCAACCCCGCGATATCGCTGCGCGAGACCCTCGACGCGATGGCGACCCTGCGCGACCGGGGGCTGGTCCGGAACGTCGGCGTCTCGAACTTCAGCGCGTACCAGCTCAGCGCCGCCCGGCACGTCTCGGACGTCCCCATCGCGGTCAACCAGATCGAGTTCCACCCGTGGTTCCAGCGCCCCGACCTCGTCGACTACTGCCGCGAGACCGACGTCGTGGTCGAGGCCGCCGCGCCGCTGGCCCGGACCGAGGTGCTGGGCGACGACACCGTGCAGGAACTCGCCGAGCAGTACGACCGGACGCCCGCTCAGATCGTGCTAAAGTGGGCTGTCGAACAAGGTATCGTGGTCATCCCGAAGTCCTCCTCGCCCGACCACGTTCGAGAGAATATCGACCTCTTCGGGTGGGACCTCGACGAGGACGACCGACGCCGGCTCGACGACCTCGACCGCGACTACCCGGTGTACGACACGCCCGCCCGCGACTGGGCCGGCGACGTGTACGGCATCTCGGAGTAG
- a CDS encoding enoyl-CoA hydratase/isomerase family protein has protein sequence MDIADDDGVRTVTFDRPEVMNAFTPELAGKLADVFAEADPAELDAIVLTGEGGAFSAGGDLQSMAEREEAPDEAYERVTETFGRLVEEALSARVPIVAKVNGDAVGAGLAVAAVSDFAYAAESATFSCAFVRVGLIPDTGGSFLLPRIVGLRTAKRLAFTGEFFSAAEAAEMGLVNEVAAADDLDDAVADLLDTLRERPTRTIGLAKRAIHENMGKGWQEALDYENAVQSQAYATSEHGEGVAAFLEGRDPEFE, from the coding sequence ATGGACATCGCAGACGACGACGGCGTCCGGACCGTCACGTTCGACCGACCAGAGGTGATGAACGCGTTCACGCCCGAGCTGGCCGGGAAGCTGGCCGACGTGTTCGCCGAGGCCGACCCCGCGGAGCTCGACGCCATCGTCCTGACGGGCGAGGGCGGCGCGTTCAGCGCGGGCGGGGACCTCCAGTCGATGGCCGAGCGCGAGGAGGCGCCCGACGAGGCCTACGAGCGGGTCACCGAGACGTTCGGTCGGCTCGTCGAGGAGGCGCTCTCGGCCAGGGTCCCCATCGTCGCCAAGGTCAACGGCGACGCCGTCGGCGCGGGGCTGGCGGTCGCGGCGGTCAGCGACTTCGCCTACGCGGCCGAGTCGGCGACGTTCAGCTGCGCGTTCGTCCGGGTCGGGTTGATCCCCGACACCGGCGGGAGCTTCCTGCTCCCCCGCATCGTGGGGCTGCGGACCGCCAAGCGACTCGCGTTCACCGGGGAGTTCTTCTCGGCCGCAGAGGCCGCCGAGATGGGGCTGGTCAACGAGGTCGCGGCCGCGGACGACCTCGACGACGCGGTCGCGGACCTGTTGGACACGCTCCGGGAGCGCCCGACGCGGACCATCGGCCTCGCCAAGCGCGCCATCCACGAGAACATGGGGAAGGGCTGGCAGGAAGCGCTCGACTACGAGAACGCGGTCCAGTCCCAGGCGTACGCCACGTCCGAGCACGGGGAGGGCGTCGCGGCGTTCCTCGAAGGCCGGGACCCCGAGTTCGAGTGA
- a CDS encoding methylated-DNA--[protein]-cysteine S-methyltransferase, translated as MHVEILGQTVELDADRVGASEAEIRAQVDEYAAGDRRTFDLPVELVDGFAGEVMAEMRAIPYGETRTYGDIAAALDTAPVAVGRACGANPVPLVVPCHRVVGADSLGGYSAGDGLPLKRALLDHETGEK; from the coding sequence ATGCACGTCGAAATCCTGGGACAGACGGTCGAGCTCGACGCGGACCGCGTCGGCGCGTCGGAGGCGGAGATCCGCGCGCAGGTCGACGAGTACGCCGCGGGCGACCGCCGGACCTTCGACCTGCCGGTCGAGCTCGTCGACGGGTTCGCGGGCGAGGTGATGGCCGAGATGCGGGCGATTCCGTACGGCGAGACCCGGACCTACGGCGACATCGCGGCGGCGCTCGACACCGCCCCGGTCGCGGTCGGCCGGGCCTGCGGGGCGAACCCGGTGCCGCTGGTCGTGCCCTGCCACCGAGTGGTCGGCGCGGACTCGCTGGGCGGCTACTCGGCTGGCGACGGCCTCCCGCTCAAGCGGGCGCTGCTCGACCACGAAACCGGGGAGAAGTAG
- a CDS encoding DUF2196 domain-containing protein, translating to MSETGDRPSDDELRRGMMVEIEQSNAENAPDAEGIMGEIQTVLEDDDASVKGAKVKLQSGATGYVKRVASDE from the coding sequence ATGTCAGAGACAGGCGACCGCCCGAGCGACGACGAGCTCCGACGCGGCATGATGGTCGAGATAGAGCAGTCGAACGCCGAGAACGCGCCCGACGCCGAGGGCATCATGGGCGAGATCCAGACCGTGCTGGAAGACGACGACGCCAGCGTCAAGGGGGCGAAGGTGAAACTCCAGTCGGGCGCGACCGGATACGTCAAGCGCGTGGCGTCCGACGAGTGA
- the paaE gene encoding 1,2-phenylacetyl-CoA epoxidase subunit PaaE, giving the protein MRRPDPSVDTSGDRTGAECPYCGSTDTEREHPKGPSLCRSMHYCNACEQPFEKFE; this is encoded by the coding sequence GTGCGCCGACCAGACCCCAGCGTCGACACGTCGGGCGACCGGACAGGCGCCGAGTGCCCCTACTGCGGGTCGACCGACACCGAGCGCGAGCACCCGAAGGGGCCGTCGCTCTGCCGGTCGATGCACTACTGCAACGCGTGCGAACAGCCGTTCGAGAAGTTCGAGTAG
- the paaD gene encoding 1,2-phenylacetyl-CoA epoxidase subunit PaaD: MSSELPYDPEIPDLDEADPTESGGDDVPGVGGVPGLDDDCADPALCAYTEYVEGEEREDLPATGEGAEGVEADVWDALYGVEDPEMPVSIVDLGLVYGVEIDERVDGGVHAQVLMTLTYSGCPARDMLTDEVERAVAGVEGVESVDLRLVWSPEWSVEMVTEAGKDDLREFGLSV, encoded by the coding sequence ATGTCGAGCGAACTGCCCTACGACCCCGAGATACCCGATTTGGACGAAGCGGACCCGACGGAAAGCGGGGGCGACGACGTCCCCGGAGTCGGCGGCGTCCCCGGGCTGGACGACGACTGTGCGGACCCCGCGCTCTGCGCGTACACCGAGTACGTCGAGGGCGAGGAACGCGAGGACCTCCCGGCGACCGGCGAGGGCGCCGAGGGCGTCGAGGCCGACGTGTGGGACGCCCTCTACGGCGTCGAGGACCCCGAGATGCCGGTCTCCATCGTCGACCTGGGGCTCGTCTACGGCGTCGAAATCGACGAGCGCGTGGACGGGGGCGTCCACGCCCAGGTGCTGATGACCCTGACCTACTCGGGCTGCCCCGCCCGCGACATGCTGACCGACGAGGTCGAGCGCGCGGTCGCGGGCGTCGAGGGCGTCGAGTCCGTCGACCTCCGCCTGGTCTGGAGTCCCGAGTGGTCCGTCGAGATGGTGACCGAAGCCGGCAAGGACGACCTCCGCGAGTTCGGCCTGAGCGTGTGA
- the paaC gene encoding 1,2-phenylacetyl-CoA epoxidase subunit PaaC, translated as MASAEQLAGPDELSDEEREAVETLLFRLADDEFVLAERYTEWQVRAPTLESDLALANVAQDELGHARLWYDLLQDFGPDEPDLIWERPADEWRHSTLTELPFAEGDWADPVLRSYLYDVAEELRLEALVDSSYARIRDRVGKIQGEEDYHREHAENWLERLADDEDGRKRVQDALDRLFPHALTLFAPTDEEIEARIDDLGLRTESLVDMREAWLETVVPYLEGLGLSVPEDRDLPEEIGRDKSHTDDWDDLREEFTRTYRELGRSEATRIMKDPDEVA; from the coding sequence ATGGCGAGCGCCGAGCAACTGGCCGGCCCCGACGAGCTCTCCGACGAGGAGCGCGAGGCGGTCGAGACCCTGCTCTTCCGCCTCGCTGACGACGAGTTCGTGCTGGCCGAGCGCTACACCGAGTGGCAGGTCCGGGCGCCCACCCTCGAGTCCGACCTCGCGCTGGCCAACGTCGCGCAGGACGAACTCGGCCACGCCCGGCTCTGGTACGACCTGCTCCAGGACTTCGGGCCGGACGAGCCCGACCTCATCTGGGAGCGCCCCGCCGACGAGTGGCGACACAGCACGCTGACCGAACTCCCGTTCGCGGAGGGCGACTGGGCCGACCCCGTCCTGCGGTCGTACCTCTACGACGTGGCCGAGGAGCTCCGGCTCGAGGCGCTGGTCGACTCCTCGTACGCCCGCATCCGCGACCGGGTCGGCAAGATACAGGGCGAGGAGGACTACCACCGCGAGCACGCCGAGAACTGGCTCGAGCGGCTCGCCGACGACGAGGACGGCCGCAAGCGCGTTCAGGACGCGCTCGACCGGCTGTTCCCCCACGCCCTCACGCTCTTCGCGCCGACCGACGAGGAGATCGAGGCCCGCATCGACGACCTCGGCCTCCGGACCGAGTCGCTGGTCGACATGCGCGAGGCGTGGCTGGAGACGGTGGTGCCGTACCTGGAGGGCCTCGGCCTGTCGGTCCCGGAGGATCGCGACCTGCCCGAGGAGATCGGCCGGGACAAATCGCACACGGACGACTGGGACGACCTCCGCGAGGAGTTCACCCGGACGTACCGGGAACTCGGCCGGAGCGAGGCGACCCGCATCATGAAGGATCCCGACGAGGTGGCGTGA
- the paaB gene encoding 1,2-phenylacetyl-CoA epoxidase subunit PaaB translates to MIWEVFRQEQSGEYHTHCGNVHAPDREMALMFAEVQHGRRKPTNSLWVVPQKEIGEVDTEDASFGGTTDKSYRWVQAYNFEAAAEEVAESESEQVEAEAERQRGDD, encoded by the coding sequence ATGATCTGGGAAGTGTTCCGACAGGAGCAGTCCGGCGAGTACCACACCCACTGCGGCAACGTCCACGCGCCCGACCGCGAGATGGCGCTCATGTTCGCCGAGGTCCAGCACGGCCGGCGCAAGCCGACCAACAGCCTGTGGGTCGTCCCCCAGAAGGAGATCGGCGAAGTCGACACCGAGGACGCGAGCTTCGGCGGGACGACGGACAAGTCCTACCGGTGGGTCCAAGCGTACAACTTCGAGGCGGCGGCCGAGGAGGTCGCCGAGTCCGAGAGCGAGCAGGTCGAGGCCGAGGCCGAGCGCCAGCGGGGTGACGACTGA
- the paaA gene encoding 1,2-phenylacetyl-CoA epoxidase subunit PaaA, with protein sequence MDIDQVKERAGPREFSPKDDLPEEYRKAATRMIQFHANSEIMGAYLERPFIREAPSLDRKLAFSAKVQDEIGHGQLLYRAAESLGVKSREEMLDELAAGEGKFLNCFHYPLESWVETPMIAFFVDGAAMRRQATLKRSSWEPYAHAMDKVCFEEGFHVKHGEAILHELMTGSKAEQEKTQEAFETWWPRIIQFFGPTDDKSTHHDFSADVGLKTMTNDELRNAFLNSYVPKAEKYGLEIPDEPRIRENGDGTYEVEEDDLDWDEFFTIAKNDYEGSHEQIGKRRRTQEAVEWVRNSMDDWEAKSAGASPQAAD encoded by the coding sequence ATGGACATCGATCAGGTGAAAGAGCGCGCCGGGCCGCGCGAATTCAGCCCGAAGGACGACCTCCCGGAGGAGTACCGGAAGGCCGCGACTCGGATGATTCAGTTCCACGCGAACAGCGAGATCATGGGGGCGTACCTCGAACGCCCGTTCATCCGGGAGGCGCCCAGCCTCGACCGGAAGCTGGCGTTCTCCGCGAAGGTGCAGGACGAGATCGGTCACGGGCAACTGCTGTACCGTGCCGCCGAATCGCTGGGCGTCAAGAGCCGCGAGGAGATGCTCGACGAACTGGCCGCCGGCGAGGGGAAGTTCCTCAACTGCTTCCACTACCCGCTGGAGTCGTGGGTCGAGACGCCGATGATCGCGTTCTTCGTCGACGGGGCGGCGATGCGCCGGCAGGCAACGCTCAAGCGGTCGAGCTGGGAGCCCTACGCCCACGCGATGGACAAGGTGTGCTTCGAGGAGGGGTTCCACGTCAAGCACGGCGAGGCCATCCTCCACGAGCTGATGACCGGCTCGAAGGCAGAGCAGGAGAAGACCCAGGAGGCCTTCGAGACGTGGTGGCCCCGCATCATCCAGTTCTTCGGCCCGACCGACGACAAGTCGACCCACCACGACTTCTCGGCCGACGTCGGCCTGAAGACGATGACCAACGACGAGCTCCGGAACGCCTTCCTCAACTCCTACGTCCCGAAGGCCGAGAAGTACGGCCTCGAGATCCCCGACGAGCCCCGCATCCGCGAGAACGGCGACGGCACCTACGAGGTCGAGGAGGACGACCTCGACTGGGACGAGTTCTTCACCATCGCGAAGAACGACTACGAGGGCAGCCACGAGCAGATCGGCAAGCGCCGTCGCACCCAGGAGGCCGTCGAGTGGGTCCGGAACAGCATGGACGACTGGGAAGCCAAGAGCGCGGGCGCGAGTCCGCAGGCGGCAGACTGA
- a CDS encoding helix-turn-helix domain-containing protein: protein MIDECLVVEFSVTGDDCPLADAARETGASVDARPPQLRRDDNALLRFSAGDGAGELGEVLDDDERIRYLHASRTDSRTNFRCLSKHPCVVHELTDAGFMAETLQYRAGTERHTGAVVGHDVLQGVLAAAAETVGVSLERVFPLGSEDDEAVAQRWDVTPSQEAALRTALELGYFEVPRRTTAQEVADELGISKSAFLERLHRGQATLFEQVFG, encoded by the coding sequence ATGATAGACGAGTGCCTCGTCGTCGAATTCTCCGTCACGGGCGACGACTGCCCCCTGGCGGACGCCGCCCGCGAGACCGGCGCGAGCGTCGACGCTCGGCCGCCGCAACTCCGCCGCGACGACAACGCCCTCCTCCGGTTCTCGGCCGGCGACGGCGCCGGTGAACTCGGCGAGGTGCTCGACGACGACGAGCGCATCCGCTACCTCCACGCTTCCCGGACCGACAGCAGGACCAACTTCCGGTGCCTCTCGAAGCACCCCTGCGTCGTCCACGAGCTCACCGACGCGGGGTTCATGGCCGAGACGCTCCAGTACCGCGCGGGAACCGAACGCCACACCGGCGCCGTGGTGGGCCACGACGTGCTCCAGGGCGTGCTCGCGGCGGCCGCCGAGACGGTCGGGGTCTCGCTGGAGCGGGTCTTCCCCCTCGGGAGCGAGGACGACGAGGCGGTCGCCCAGCGCTGGGACGTGACGCCCTCCCAGGAGGCTGCGCTCCGGACCGCGCTGGAGTTGGGCTACTTCGAGGTGCCGCGCCGGACGACAGCCCAGGAGGTCGCCGACGAACTCGGCATCAGCAAGTCGGCGTTCCTGGAGCGACTCCACCGCGGGCAAGCCACCCTTTTCGAGCAGGTGTTCGGGTAG
- a CDS encoding PaaI family thioesterase, giving the protein MDVEQFFEEMPFADLLGVEVTEVADGHAEGRIEMREELSWNPDRQMAHGGVTFTLADTVGGAALVSLVDQPVPTVDMRIDYLEAGTGDLEAEADVVRCGSDVGVVDVEVFAEDGTQVADARGVYKTG; this is encoded by the coding sequence ATGGACGTAGAGCAATTCTTCGAGGAGATGCCCTTCGCGGACCTGCTCGGCGTCGAGGTCACCGAGGTCGCCGACGGCCACGCCGAGGGCCGGATCGAGATGCGCGAGGAACTGTCGTGGAACCCCGACCGCCAGATGGCCCACGGCGGCGTCACGTTCACGCTGGCCGACACCGTCGGCGGGGCGGCGCTGGTCTCGCTGGTCGACCAGCCGGTCCCGACGGTCGACATGCGCATCGACTACCTCGAAGCCGGCACCGGCGATCTGGAGGCGGAGGCCGACGTCGTTCGGTGCGGGAGCGACGTGGGCGTGGTCGACGTCGAGGTGTTCGCGGAAGACGGGACGCAGGTCGCCGACGCACGGGGCGTCTACAAGACGGGGTGA
- a CDS encoding NOP5/NOP56 family protein yields the protein MTDDGAPPDAEGGWFAGVAPGDAAGGATAISEGRADAPADWPRRAVESGFADDEDDYYGKLREATLRAAREGAAERERADDQQLVHAVRAMDDAAATANELAERVAEWAGSRYPDAGTGVDYARDLAEREPESPTDERLISLARRTAGLADESDALREFIERETPEVAPNLAAMAGPVLAARLVSLAGGLESLAKKPSGTVQVLGAEDSLFAHLRGHAPSPKHGVIFTHEYVRGTRPEKRGSAARALAGKLTIAARVDHYSGERKPELDEELQRRMVQIRGQGEEGDADPETEDAQAGGDA from the coding sequence ATGACCGACGACGGAGCTCCTCCCGACGCCGAGGGCGGGTGGTTCGCGGGCGTCGCGCCGGGCGACGCCGCCGGGGGCGCGACCGCCATCAGCGAGGGCCGCGCCGACGCACCCGCCGACTGGCCCCGGCGGGCGGTCGAGTCGGGGTTCGCCGACGACGAGGACGACTACTACGGAAAGCTCCGCGAGGCGACCCTGAGGGCGGCCCGCGAGGGCGCCGCCGAGCGCGAGCGCGCGGACGACCAGCAGCTGGTCCACGCGGTCCGGGCGATGGACGACGCCGCGGCGACCGCCAACGAACTCGCCGAGCGCGTCGCCGAGTGGGCGGGCAGCCGGTACCCCGACGCCGGGACCGGCGTCGACTACGCACGCGACCTCGCCGAGCGCGAACCCGAGTCGCCGACCGACGAGCGACTGATCTCGCTGGCCCGCCGGACCGCCGGCCTCGCCGACGAGAGCGACGCGCTCCGGGAGTTCATCGAGCGCGAGACGCCAGAGGTCGCGCCCAACCTCGCGGCGATGGCGGGCCCGGTGCTGGCGGCCCGCCTCGTCTCGCTCGCCGGCGGCCTGGAGTCGCTCGCGAAGAAACCGTCCGGCACTGTCCAGGTCCTCGGCGCGGAGGACTCGCTGTTCGCACACCTCCGGGGACACGCCCCATCGCCCAAGCACGGCGTCATCTTTACCCACGAGTACGTCCGGGGGACCCGCCCCGAGAAGCGCGGGTCCGCGGCCCGGGCGCTCGCCGGGAAGCTGACCATCGCGGCGCGGGTCGACCACTACTCGGGCGAGCGCAAGCCCGAGCTGGACGAGGAACTGCAGCGCCGGATGGTCCAGATTCGCGGACAGGGCGAGGAAGGCGACGCCGACCCCGAAACCGAGGACGCGCAAGCGGGGGGTGACGCGTGA
- a CDS encoding fibrillarin-like rRNA/tRNA 2'-O-methyltransferase produces the protein MTDLPEGVERRSFDGRERLATRGEPVYGEPTDEGWRCWDAGRSKLAAMVESGLDVGLAGGDTVLYLGAASGTTVSHVADFAGPTYAVEFAPRPVRDLVGVAEDRPNLFPLLKDARKPETYAHVVEAEVDAVIQDVATRGQARVAVENARFLREDGRLLAAVKARSEDVTRDPEDVFADALADLEASYEVLATERLEPYHDDHLGVVARPK, from the coding sequence GTGACCGACCTGCCCGAGGGCGTCGAGCGCCGCAGCTTCGACGGCCGCGAGCGGCTCGCGACCAGGGGCGAACCGGTGTACGGCGAGCCGACCGACGAGGGATGGCGCTGCTGGGACGCAGGCCGGTCGAAGCTCGCCGCGATGGTCGAGTCGGGGCTGGACGTGGGGCTCGCCGGCGGCGACACCGTCCTCTACCTCGGGGCGGCCAGCGGGACGACCGTCAGCCACGTCGCGGACTTCGCCGGCCCGACCTACGCGGTCGAGTTCGCGCCCCGGCCGGTCCGGGATCTCGTGGGAGTCGCCGAGGACCGCCCGAATCTCTTTCCCCTGTTGAAGGACGCCCGCAAGCCCGAGACGTACGCCCACGTCGTCGAGGCCGAGGTGGACGCCGTGATACAGGACGTGGCGACCCGGGGGCAGGCCCGCGTCGCGGTCGAGAACGCCCGGTTCCTCCGGGAGGACGGCCGGCTGCTCGCGGCCGTCAAGGCCCGGAGCGAGGACGTGACCCGCGACCCCGAGGACGTGTTCGCGGACGCGCTGGCCGACCTCGAAGCGAGCTACGAGGTGCTGGCGACCGAGCGCCTCGAACCCTACCACGACGACCACCTCGGCGTGGTGGCCCGACCGAAGTGA
- a CDS encoding glutamate--cysteine ligase, translated as MDSGSADSFAEMGTLGVEEEFFVVDRRGRPTAGTDELVYEREPPELLEDRLDHELFKCVVETQTPKLDGLADAADSVRDVRSALVDHAEACGFRIAAAGLHPGAKWRELEHAEKPRYRAQLDRIQYPQHRNTTAGLHVHVGVDDADKAVWVANEIRWYVPVMLALSANSPYWNGFDTGLQSARAKIFEALPNTGMPTCFDSYEDFAAFEETMLRTDSIADRGELWYDVRPHTGHGTVEVRTPDGQADPERVLAFVEYTHALVEDLSARYEDGEPGYRHRRELLDENKWRAMRYGHDASFIRRDREGEVCLGEVVDRECDRLGVSGIRDVYEAASGAASQRRIRDEEGVEALYESLVLRPE; from the coding sequence ATGGACTCGGGTTCGGCCGATAGCTTCGCGGAGATGGGGACGCTGGGCGTCGAGGAGGAGTTCTTCGTCGTCGACCGCCGGGGCCGTCCGACGGCGGGCACCGACGAGCTCGTCTACGAGCGCGAGCCGCCCGAGCTCCTCGAGGACCGGCTCGACCACGAGCTGTTCAAGTGCGTCGTCGAGACCCAGACCCCGAAGCTCGACGGGCTCGCCGACGCCGCAGACAGCGTCCGCGATGTCCGGTCGGCGCTGGTCGACCACGCCGAGGCCTGCGGCTTCCGCATCGCGGCCGCGGGGCTCCACCCGGGCGCGAAGTGGCGCGAACTCGAACACGCCGAGAAGCCCCGGTACCGCGCGCAGCTCGACCGCATCCAGTACCCCCAGCACCGCAACACGACCGCGGGCCTCCACGTCCACGTCGGGGTCGACGACGCCGACAAGGCGGTGTGGGTCGCCAACGAGATCCGGTGGTACGTCCCCGTGATGCTCGCGCTGTCGGCCAACTCGCCGTACTGGAACGGCTTCGACACCGGCCTCCAGTCGGCCCGCGCCAAAATCTTCGAGGCGCTGCCCAACACCGGGATGCCGACCTGCTTCGACTCCTACGAGGACTTCGCGGCCTTCGAGGAGACGATGCTCCGCACGGACTCCATCGCCGACCGGGGCGAGCTCTGGTACGACGTGCGCCCGCACACCGGCCACGGCACGGTCGAGGTCCGGACGCCCGACGGGCAGGCCGACCCCGAGCGCGTGCTGGCGTTCGTCGAGTACACCCACGCCCTGGTCGAGGACCTCTCGGCCCGGTACGAGGACGGCGAACCGGGTTACCGCCATCGGCGGGAGCTCCTCGACGAGAACAAGTGGCGCGCGATGCGGTACGGCCACGACGCGTCGTTCATCCGGCGGGACCGCGAGGGCGAGGTCTGCCTCGGCGAGGTCGTCGACCGGGAGTGCGACCGCCTCGGCGTCTCGGGCATCCGGGACGTGTACGAGGCCGCGAGCGGCGCGGCGAGCCAGCGCCGGATCCGCGACGAGGAGGGCGTCGAGGCGCTGTACGAGTCGCTGGTGCTGCGACCCGAGTAG